One part of the Acidobacteriota bacterium genome encodes these proteins:
- a CDS encoding ATP-dependent acyl-CoA ligase gives MGERSDAAVRTLPALLEARARSTPGAPFVVFDDLQGRIATRTYREFDREVNRTAHLLGRLGVRRGDRVTLLLANCLEFLALWFGAAKLGAVIVPVNTASSASELEYLVAHSESRLIFTQAAWLDLARQVHGRCPRVEEVLVCGAGAPSALVDFGRLVAHCPALPPAAPAPSPMDEAAILYTSGTTARPKGVLVTHANYLCAGETVARAVRLTPEDRQLCVLPLFHGNAQYYSTMSALVAGASVALMARFSASRFFDQAIAHRCTVSSLFAAPMRMLLAQPRRREHARNDLRAVIFAQSVTPAQLAEWHERFRAPLMQLWGMTETMGPPIINPLDGERRNMSMGLPAPGYTAQLVDESGRPVARGEIGQIAVQGQPGLSLMKGYFKNPEATAETLRDGWLWSGDNARQDEDGYYHFVDRAKDMIKRSGENVAAGEVEAVIREHPGVFDCAVIGVPDEMRDEAILAVVVPRGAEGADGESSAALTEDAVIGWCRERLATFRVPQFVRFREELPRTSVGKIRKHVLRAEMRL, from the coding sequence ATGGGCGAGCGGTCCGACGCCGCGGTCCGGACGCTGCCCGCGCTGCTCGAGGCGCGGGCGCGATCGACGCCCGGCGCGCCGTTCGTCGTCTTCGACGACCTGCAGGGTCGGATCGCCACGCGCACGTACCGCGAATTCGACCGGGAGGTGAACCGGACCGCGCACCTCCTCGGCCGCCTCGGCGTCCGCCGGGGCGACAGGGTCACCCTGCTGCTGGCCAACTGCCTGGAGTTCCTCGCGCTCTGGTTCGGCGCCGCGAAGCTCGGCGCCGTCATCGTTCCCGTCAACACCGCCTCGTCGGCGTCGGAGCTCGAATACCTGGTCGCTCACTCCGAGAGCCGGTTGATCTTCACGCAGGCCGCCTGGCTCGACCTGGCCCGCCAGGTCCACGGCCGCTGTCCGCGGGTCGAGGAAGTGCTCGTCTGCGGGGCCGGCGCGCCGTCGGCTCTGGTCGACTTCGGCCGGCTGGTCGCCCACTGTCCCGCGCTGCCGCCCGCGGCGCCGGCGCCGTCGCCCATGGACGAGGCGGCCATTCTGTATACCTCCGGCACCACGGCGCGGCCGAAGGGCGTGCTCGTCACCCACGCCAACTACCTCTGCGCCGGCGAAACGGTCGCCCGTGCGGTCCGCCTGACGCCGGAGGATCGGCAACTGTGCGTGCTGCCGCTGTTCCACGGCAACGCGCAGTACTACTCGACGATGAGCGCGCTGGTGGCCGGCGCGAGCGTGGCGCTGATGGCGCGCTTCAGCGCCAGCCGCTTCTTCGATCAGGCGATCGCGCACCGCTGCACGGTCTCGAGCCTGTTCGCGGCGCCGATGCGGATGCTGCTGGCCCAGCCCCGGCGGCGCGAACACGCGCGCAACGATCTGCGCGCCGTGATCTTCGCCCAGAGCGTGACGCCGGCGCAGCTCGCCGAGTGGCACGAGCGCTTCCGGGCCCCGCTCATGCAACTCTGGGGCATGACCGAGACGATGGGGCCGCCGATCATCAACCCGCTCGACGGCGAGCGGCGAAACATGTCGATGGGATTGCCGGCGCCCGGCTACACGGCGCAACTGGTCGACGAGAGCGGCCGGCCGGTGGCGCGCGGCGAGATCGGGCAGATCGCGGTGCAGGGCCAGCCGGGGCTCTCCCTGATGAAGGGCTACTTCAAGAACCCGGAGGCCACGGCCGAGACCCTCCGCGACGGTTGGCTGTGGAGCGGCGACAACGCCCGCCAGGACGAGGACGGCTACTATCACTTCGTCGACCGCGCGAAGGACATGATCAAGCGGTCGGGGGAGAACGTGGCCGCCGGCGAGGTCGAGGCGGTGATCCGCGAGCACCCCGGCGTGTTCGACTGCGCGGTCATCGGCGTGCCCGACGAGATGCGCGACGAGGCGATTCTTGCCGTCGTCGTTCCGCGCGGCGCGGAAGGGGCGGATGGAGAATCGTCCGCCGCGTTGACCGAGGACGCGGTGATCGGCTGGTGCCGCGAGCGGCTCGCCACCTTCCGCGTCCCGCAGTTCGTGCGCTTCCGGGAGGAGCTGCCGCGCACCTCCGTCGGCAAGATCCGCAAGCACGTCCTTCGCGCCGAGATGCGGTTGTAG
- a CDS encoding PQQ-binding-like beta-propeller repeat protein — protein sequence MLRTLTPACAGIVVVLLWLSGGGAARPGVEAELAAAGQEQEFVPITDEMLRDPDPADWLMAYRTYDFQAFSPLDQIDRENVGQLRLAWMRAMEEGAQQIRPLVYDGVMYLAQPGYDHLQAIDATTGDLLWDYQREQPDDIRQYGQFGNRTRHLALYGEHLYHLTADAHIVAIDARTGEPTWESRTADYRQGISHSSGAVIVNGNVVSGRTCSPSSLEARCYVAAHDADGGTERWRTYTAAGADDPGGQTWGTLPTANRVHVSPWGVPGSFDPALNRIFWGVAVPLPYPRLVRRGTWDVGDRSPCELYSNSTIAMNADTGAIDWYYQYLPCDDWDQDFVQERTLIDTVVNPDPEAVRWINPALAGTAEERKVVVVLGEPGGLFVNDRETGEFLWADPFPFESTERFVISDVDVETGTTYINMDLVAREEGDQFIICGHNVKGWWSWSYSPVTGMLYVPINRSCLNQTTNSRTISGASPRFTIPDPDIGPDGDLTEVRAIDISTGREVWRYSQRAPNAGTTLATAGNVVFFGDSNRRFRAFDAETGDVLWETILGSQISGYPVSYAVDGRQYITVPVGGVGNRLQTYAPEMEAPVGSNMLVTFTLP from the coding sequence ATGCTGAGAACACTGACCCCGGCGTGTGCCGGCATCGTCGTCGTGCTGCTGTGGCTCTCCGGGGGCGGCGCCGCCCGACCCGGCGTGGAGGCCGAGCTGGCCGCGGCCGGGCAGGAGCAGGAGTTCGTGCCCATAACCGACGAGATGCTTCGCGACCCGGACCCGGCGGACTGGCTGATGGCGTACCGCACCTACGACTTCCAGGCCTTCAGCCCGCTCGATCAGATCGACCGCGAGAACGTCGGGCAGCTCCGGCTCGCCTGGATGCGCGCGATGGAAGAGGGAGCCCAGCAGATCCGGCCGCTGGTCTACGACGGCGTGATGTACCTCGCCCAGCCGGGCTACGACCACCTGCAGGCGATAGACGCCACCACCGGCGACCTCCTCTGGGACTACCAGCGGGAGCAGCCGGACGACATCCGCCAGTACGGCCAGTTCGGCAACCGCACCCGGCACCTCGCCCTGTACGGCGAGCACCTCTACCACCTGACCGCCGACGCGCACATCGTCGCCATCGACGCGCGCACCGGCGAGCCGACCTGGGAGTCGCGCACCGCGGACTACCGCCAGGGGATCAGCCACTCGTCCGGCGCCGTGATCGTCAACGGCAACGTGGTCAGCGGGCGCACGTGCAGCCCGTCGAGCCTGGAGGCGCGCTGCTACGTCGCGGCCCACGACGCGGACGGCGGCACGGAGCGCTGGCGCACCTACACCGCGGCCGGGGCCGACGATCCCGGCGGCCAGACCTGGGGCACGCTGCCCACCGCCAACCGCGTCCACGTCTCGCCGTGGGGGGTCCCGGGCAGCTTCGACCCCGCTCTGAACCGCATCTTCTGGGGCGTGGCGGTGCCGCTGCCCTATCCGCGGCTCGTGCGGCGCGGGACCTGGGACGTCGGCGACCGCTCGCCGTGCGAGCTCTACTCCAACTCGACCATCGCCATGAACGCCGACACCGGCGCCATCGACTGGTACTACCAGTACCTGCCGTGCGACGACTGGGATCAGGACTTCGTGCAGGAGCGCACGCTCATCGACACGGTGGTCAATCCCGACCCGGAGGCAGTGCGCTGGATCAACCCGGCGCTGGCCGGCACGGCGGAGGAGCGGAAGGTGGTGGTCGTGCTGGGCGAGCCGGGCGGCCTGTTCGTCAACGACCGCGAGACCGGGGAGTTCCTCTGGGCCGACCCGTTCCCGTTCGAGAGCACCGAGCGGTTCGTGATCTCGGACGTCGACGTGGAGACCGGCACCACCTACATCAACATGGATCTGGTGGCGCGCGAGGAGGGCGACCAGTTCATCATCTGCGGCCACAACGTGAAGGGCTGGTGGTCGTGGTCGTACAGCCCGGTGACCGGGATGCTCTATGTTCCGATCAATCGCTCGTGCCTGAACCAGACGACGAACTCCCGCACGATCTCGGGCGCGAGCCCGCGGTTCACGATCCCCGATCCGGACATCGGGCCGGACGGCGACCTGACCGAGGTGCGGGCCATCGACATCTCGACCGGCCGCGAGGTCTGGCGCTACAGCCAGCGCGCGCCGAACGCGGGCACGACGCTCGCAACGGCGGGCAACGTCGTCTTCTTCGGCGACTCGAACCGGCGGTTCCGGGCCTTCGACGCGGAGACCGGCGACGTACTCTGGGAGACGATTCTCGGCAGCCAGATCAGCGGCTACCCCGTGAGCTATGCCGTGGACGGCCGGCAATACATCACGGTGCCGGTGGGCGGCGTCGGCAACCGGCTGCAGACCTACGCGCCGGAGATGGAGGCGCCGGTCGGCAGCAACATGCTCGTGACGTTCACGCTGCCGTAG
- the sppA gene encoding signal peptide peptidase SppA has product MATARGVRFILLFMVAAVIVSMTGVAFSYFLLTRGPAVESDSVLWLRVPPNLGEQAPDDLFGLFDPQETVGSVVTALRKAKVDDRVSAVVLVPPPTPGLWGTVQEIRDAVIDFKESGKPVVAHIEFGMGQAYYLATACDEIFMSPTSPLMLVGVASYELFFRGTLDKVGIEADMLAAGDFKTAINAYTESGFTPEHREVSEALTRDFYEQLVDGIAEGRGMTRPRVREVIDQGPFVAADAVSLGLVDDLLYEDELLARVSSGDEPVQIDFATYRRVDPRDLGLNTGPRIAVVYAEGIVNLGSSTVDLPGTGQLVGSRTMTEAIRAARDDSSIHAIVLRIDSPGGAATAADIIWRELSLARERKPLVVSMGDMAASGGYYMAAPAHAIVAQPGTLTGSIGVFSGKFAAAGAFDKVGLGIDGVTYGAQADIFSPVDRFGDAGRAAMQAQVDDIYERFLQVVAEGRAMSRDEVHAVAQGRVWTGRQALARGLVDELGGLRRAVSLAQAQAGIDADEEVRLVPYPGPRSFVEVLTGAVMARAMGREFGWRHSPYARGAYAQWARMDLAGSGVPLALMPGVPVGR; this is encoded by the coding sequence GTGGCAACCGCAAGGGGCGTCCGGTTCATCCTGCTGTTCATGGTCGCGGCCGTCATCGTCTCGATGACGGGGGTGGCCTTCAGCTACTTCCTGCTCACCCGCGGGCCGGCGGTCGAGTCCGACTCGGTGCTCTGGCTGCGCGTCCCGCCCAACCTGGGGGAGCAGGCCCCCGACGACCTTTTCGGTCTGTTCGATCCGCAGGAGACCGTCGGTTCGGTCGTCACCGCGCTGCGCAAGGCGAAGGTCGACGATCGGGTGTCGGCGGTGGTTCTGGTTCCGCCGCCGACGCCGGGTCTGTGGGGCACGGTGCAGGAGATCCGGGACGCCGTGATCGACTTCAAGGAGTCGGGCAAGCCGGTCGTCGCGCATATCGAGTTCGGCATGGGGCAGGCGTACTACCTGGCGACGGCGTGCGACGAGATCTTCATGAGCCCGACCAGTCCTCTCATGCTCGTGGGCGTGGCGTCGTACGAGCTTTTCTTCCGCGGCACGCTCGACAAGGTGGGCATAGAGGCGGACATGCTGGCGGCCGGAGACTTCAAGACCGCCATCAACGCCTATACCGAATCGGGGTTCACGCCGGAGCACCGGGAGGTGTCGGAGGCGCTGACCCGGGACTTCTACGAGCAGCTCGTCGACGGCATTGCGGAAGGGCGCGGCATGACGCGGCCGCGCGTGCGGGAGGTGATCGACCAGGGACCGTTCGTGGCCGCCGATGCGGTGAGCCTGGGACTCGTCGACGACCTGTTGTACGAGGACGAGTTGCTCGCCCGCGTGTCGTCCGGCGACGAGCCGGTACAGATCGACTTCGCGACCTACCGGCGCGTAGACCCGCGGGATCTCGGTCTGAACACCGGACCGCGGATCGCCGTCGTGTACGCGGAGGGCATCGTCAATCTCGGCTCGAGCACGGTGGATCTGCCCGGGACCGGGCAGTTGGTCGGATCGCGGACGATGACCGAGGCGATTCGCGCGGCGCGCGACGACTCGTCGATTCACGCCATCGTGCTGCGCATAGACAGCCCCGGCGGGGCGGCCACCGCGGCCGACATCATCTGGCGCGAGCTGTCGCTTGCCCGCGAGCGGAAGCCGCTGGTCGTATCCATGGGCGACATGGCGGCCTCGGGCGGCTACTACATGGCGGCGCCCGCACACGCCATCGTGGCGCAGCCGGGCACGCTGACCGGCTCGATCGGCGTGTTCAGCGGCAAGTTCGCCGCCGCGGGAGCGTTCGACAAGGTGGGACTCGGCATCGACGGAGTGACCTACGGTGCCCAGGCGGACATCTTCTCGCCGGTGGATCGATTCGGCGACGCCGGCCGCGCGGCCATGCAGGCGCAGGTGGACGACATCTACGAGCGGTTTCTCCAGGTGGTCGCCGAGGGACGGGCCATGTCGCGCGACGAGGTGCACGCGGTGGCCCAGGGGCGGGTGTGGACCGGCCGGCAGGCGCTGGCGCGGGGCCTGGTGGACGAGCTGGGAGGACTCCGCCGCGCCGTGTCGCTGGCGCAGGCGCAGGCGGGCATCGACGCGGACGAGGAGGTGAGGCTGGTGCCCTACCCCGGTCCGCGCTCGTTCGTCGAGGTGCTGACCGGCGCCGTCATGGCGCGGGCGATGGGCCGTGAGTTCGGTTGGCGGCACTCGCCGTATGCGCGTGGGGCCTACGCGCAGTGGGCGCGGATGGACCTCGCCGGATCGGGCGTGCCGCTGGCGCTGATGCCCGGTGTTCCGGTCGGAAGATAG
- a CDS encoding GGDEF domain-containing protein yields MERRXXXGPGRPPPPLPAPPPPPPPPPSAPPRARRAAPPPPPPAPLLVRRLGRATTVVELMRAAGAAPDPSRVADVVTARADAWLPAPCWAVVGPQAGGAPVVLAGRGLGPREAPAVRALGSWVLRRSRVASSADLSRDARVPHGPAAAAVALPLACRARTVAALVGLDSGVASRAPRLPGALRRALRLVLEPAAFALDDARRLEQAERLAGTDDLTGLFNVRALTDTLRRESARASLTARPLSVLVIDLDGFKKVNDEHGHLCGSRVLIEVAALLRDGLRETDAVARCGGDEFALVLPETRAEGAVAAGERLRARIAGHVFLRRAGRAVRLTASVGAATTNGAAMSGTGLLDLADRALYDMKAAGGNRTGMRPVGCVDVERAK; encoded by the coding sequence ATGGAGCGCCGNNNNNNNNNNGGCCCCGGGCGGCCCCCCCCGCCCCTCCCCGCCCCGCCCCCGCCCCCCCCCCCCCCCCCCAGCGCCCCCCCCCGCGCCCGCCGGGCCGCGCCCCCCCCCCCCCCCCCCGCGCCGCTTCTGGTCCGTCGTCTGGGTCGCGCGACCACCGTCGTCGAGTTGATGCGGGCGGCCGGCGCGGCTCCGGACCCGAGCCGCGTCGCCGACGTGGTGACCGCGCGCGCTGACGCCTGGCTGCCTGCGCCGTGCTGGGCCGTGGTGGGTCCGCAGGCGGGGGGGGCGCCGGTCGTGCTGGCCGGGCGCGGGCTGGGCCCCCGGGAGGCGCCGGCGGTCCGGGCCCTCGGCTCGTGGGTGCTGCGGCGATCGCGCGTTGCGAGCTCGGCCGATCTCAGCCGGGACGCTCGCGTGCCGCATGGACCGGCGGCGGCGGCGGTGGCGCTTCCGCTCGCGTGCCGTGCGCGTACCGTGGCCGCGCTCGTGGGTCTGGACAGTGGGGTGGCTTCGAGGGCGCCCCGCCTGCCCGGCGCACTCCGGCGCGCGTTGCGGCTGGTGCTCGAACCGGCTGCGTTCGCACTCGACGACGCCCGCCGACTCGAGCAGGCCGAGCGACTTGCCGGCACGGATGATCTGACGGGCCTCTTTAACGTGCGGGCACTAACTGATACGCTTCGCAGGGAGTCGGCGCGTGCGTCTCTCACCGCTCGGCCGCTGTCCGTGCTCGTCATCGACCTCGACGGTTTCAAGAAGGTCAACGACGAACATGGTCACTTGTGCGGCAGCCGTGTGCTCATCGAGGTGGCCGCGCTGCTCCGCGACGGCCTGCGGGAGACCGACGCCGTTGCCCGCTGCGGTGGCGACGAGTTCGCCCTCGTGCTCCCGGAGACTCGCGCGGAAGGCGCGGTCGCGGCCGGCGAGCGCCTGCGTGCACGCATTGCGGGCCATGTATTCCTGCGGCGGGCGGGGCGCGCCGTCCGGCTGACGGCCTCGGTGGGAGCGGCGACGACGAACGGCGCGGCCATGTCCGGAACCGGGCTTCTGGATCTGGCGGACAGGGCCTTGTACGACATGAAGGCGGCCGGGGGAAACCGTACCGGAATGCGGCCCGTCGGCTGCGTGGACGTGGAGCGGGCGAAGTGA
- a CDS encoding rod shape-determining protein — MLSFLSSDLAIDLGTANTCVYARGQGIVINEPSIVAVNHVSGQIEAVGLEARDMVGRTPGNITAIKPMKDGVIADFDATEKMLTYFIKKAHNRTVWVRPRIIIGIPSEVTQVEKRAVKDSAYRAKASEVHLVEEAMAAAIGAGMPITEPFGNMIVDIGGGTTDIAVISLAGIVYSRAVRVAGNEMDDAITQYIKKAHNLLIGERTAEEIKTKLGSAAELDESLKIEIRGRHLIEGVPKTAIVTDGEIREALADTVSVIVDAVRVALEQTPPELSADIFERGIVITGGGALMKNMDKRLREETGVPVAIAEDPLHSVVLGTGKMLADFTLLRRIAID; from the coding sequence ATGCTCTCTTTTCTGTCGAGCGATCTCGCCATCGATCTCGGAACCGCGAATACGTGCGTCTACGCGCGTGGGCAGGGCATCGTCATCAACGAGCCTTCCATCGTCGCGGTGAATCACGTCAGCGGACAGATCGAGGCGGTCGGGCTCGAGGCCCGGGACATGGTGGGGCGGACGCCGGGGAACATCACGGCCATCAAGCCGATGAAGGACGGGGTCATCGCCGACTTCGACGCCACCGAGAAGATGCTGACGTACTTCATCAAGAAGGCCCACAACCGGACCGTGTGGGTACGTCCGCGGATTATCATCGGCATTCCGTCCGAGGTCACCCAGGTGGAGAAGCGGGCGGTGAAGGACAGCGCCTACCGGGCCAAGGCCAGCGAGGTGCACCTGGTCGAGGAGGCGATGGCCGCCGCGATCGGCGCCGGAATGCCCATCACGGAGCCGTTCGGCAACATGATCGTCGACATCGGCGGCGGCACGACGGACATCGCGGTCATCTCGCTGGCCGGCATCGTCTACAGCCGGGCCGTGCGCGTGGCCGGCAACGAGATGGACGACGCGATCACCCAGTACATCAAGAAGGCCCATAATCTGCTCATCGGGGAGCGGACCGCCGAGGAGATCAAGACGAAGCTCGGGTCCGCCGCCGAGCTCGACGAGTCGTTGAAGATCGAGATCCGGGGCCGCCATCTGATCGAGGGCGTACCCAAGACTGCTATCGTGACCGACGGGGAGATTCGGGAGGCGCTCGCCGACACGGTTTCCGTTATCGTCGACGCGGTGCGCGTTGCGCTGGAGCAGACGCCGCCGGAACTGTCGGCCGACATCTTCGAGCGCGGCATCGTCATCACGGGTGGCGGGGCCCTGATGAAGAACATGGACAAGCGGTTGCGGGAAGAGACCGGCGTGCCGGTCGCGATTGCCGAGGATCCGTTGCACTCGGTGGTGCTCGGGACGGGCAAGATGCTCGCGGACTTCACGCTGCTGCGCAGGATTGCGATTGACTGA